In Miscanthus floridulus cultivar M001 chromosome 5, ASM1932011v1, whole genome shotgun sequence, one genomic interval encodes:
- the LOC136453744 gene encoding F-box/kelch-repeat protein At5g43190-like: MASASADAGTCPWDALPSHLQERILSLLPITELLPVAAVSRALRRLLRSPAFHALLSPHRLDAFFLLSPRLAVHPLSRRVLTLPALAALSPPSYPLVSSPSPSLLITCASLQFLPPIPDGAYLLHPSRRSSPSCTLVAVATGAAVRSYTLDTGDPSPRWASRGDLPLSLTILGNAAVVGDRGKLFVLGRGPDALLVFDLGTGTWEVPPVVMPQGLTTAHLFLFDGSLFLVGGIESFGEVERVVVWQLHDDKEEEVWWREVSVMPTEVFDELLAGRFGSFWHFQAADRLGIVCLYHAVDGRLVMFDAAVGAWTVLPRLSGLDADESLRWFGHVLEPGVEILLGLR; encoded by the exons atggcctccgcctccgccgacgCCGGCACCTGCCCGTGGGACGCCCTCCCGTCGCACCTCCAGGagcgcatcctctccctcctccccatTACCGAACTACTTCCCGTCGCCGCCGTGTCCCGCGCGCTCCGCCGCCTCCTGCGCTCCCCGGCGTTCCACGCCCTCCTCTCCCCGCACCGCCTCGACGCCTTCTTCCTCCTTTCCCCACGGCTCGCCGTCCACCCGTTGTCCCGCCGCGTCCTCACTTTGCCCGCGCTCGCCGCGCTCTCTCCCCCTTCCTACCCGCTCGTCTCCTCCCCGTCCCCATCACTCCTTATCACCTGCGCCTCGCTCCAGTTCCTTCCGCCAATCCCCGACGGAGCCTACCTCCTGCACCCGTCGCGCCGCTCCTCCCCCTCCTGCACCCTCGTCGCCGTCGCCACCGGCGCAGCCGTACGTTCTTACACCCTGGACACCGGCGATCCCTCCCCGCGGTGGGCGTCTAGAGGCGATCTCCCGCTGTCTCTCACGATCCTGGGAAACGCCGCGGTCGTCGGTGACCGCGGCAAGCTCTTCGTCCTCGGCCGTGGCCCCGACGCGCTCTTGGTTTTTGATCTCGGGACGGGGACATGGGAAGTGCCGCCTGTTGTTATGCCACAAGGTCTCACCACGGCGCACCTGTTTCTTTTTGATGGGAGTCTCTTCTTAGTAGGTGGGATCGAGAGCTTTGGAGAAGTGGAGCGGGTGGTGGTCTGGCAGTTGCACGACGATAAGGAGGAGGAGGTGTGGTGGAGGGAGGTGAGCGTGATGCCGACCGAGGTTTTCGATGAGTTGCTGGCTGGTAGGTTTGGCAGTTTCTGGCATTTTCAGGCTGCGGACAGATTGGGGATTGTTTGCTTGTACCATGCCGTGGATGGGAGGCTGGTCATGTTTGATGCGGCCGTTGGCGCGTGGACAGTGCTGCCACGACTGTCTGGGTTGGATGCAGACGAGAGCCTCAGGTGGTTTGGACATGTCTTGGAGCCAGGAGTTGAAATCTTGCTGGGACTACGATG A